The following are encoded in a window of Halosimplex halophilum genomic DNA:
- a CDS encoding AAA family ATPase, which produces MSTNGSDYDRWVAQGYRDDAEAAEAAAEDHLDADEPAAAAAEFERAADCLRAYEDYTGNSRSDEIDRLRRRAAAARPQSSDDGGAGSGGEAASGADSDRLRRRVESFETTTGVDWEDIGGLEETKERICHEIGLGAAAGLPEAVQPSDRLLLFGPPGTGKTLLASAVASGTETTFFNVELGGILSKWHGESSQLVSTLFDVAREHTPAVVFVDEIDALTQSRGDGSDSASRRVLNSLLTELDGIGGDADGFLMVVGSSNRPMDLDDAVVRRFDTRIYVPLPDVDGAAEIVRIHTVDGGVEFEGTPAAYAFGRTDPADSVEHTLAGACVERGFTGSDIETLCRTAISEMVRERNPELAERARDDLGARDDGSVDLRPLRPDDFRVAFDTVSASVPESTVRECRSWAEEFGSG; this is translated from the coding sequence ATGAGCACGAACGGTTCCGACTACGACCGGTGGGTCGCACAGGGCTACAGAGACGACGCCGAGGCCGCCGAGGCGGCCGCGGAGGACCACCTCGACGCGGACGAGCCGGCCGCCGCCGCCGCCGAGTTCGAGCGGGCCGCCGACTGCCTCCGGGCGTACGAGGACTACACCGGCAACTCCCGGAGCGACGAGATCGACCGGCTCCGCCGGCGCGCCGCGGCCGCCCGTCCCCAGTCGAGCGACGACGGCGGAGCCGGGAGCGGCGGGGAGGCGGCGTCCGGGGCCGACTCGGACCGGCTCCGTCGGCGCGTCGAGTCGTTCGAGACGACGACGGGGGTCGACTGGGAGGACATCGGCGGGCTCGAAGAGACGAAAGAGCGGATCTGCCACGAGATCGGCCTCGGCGCGGCCGCGGGGCTGCCCGAGGCGGTGCAGCCGTCGGACCGGCTCCTCCTGTTCGGGCCGCCGGGAACGGGGAAGACGCTGCTGGCCAGCGCCGTCGCCAGCGGGACCGAGACGACGTTCTTCAACGTCGAGCTGGGCGGCATCCTGTCGAAGTGGCACGGGGAGTCCTCGCAGCTCGTCTCCACGCTGTTCGACGTGGCCCGCGAACACACGCCCGCGGTCGTGTTCGTCGACGAGATCGACGCGCTCACGCAGTCCAGAGGGGACGGCTCCGACTCGGCAAGCCGGCGCGTGTTGAACTCGCTGCTGACGGAGCTGGACGGGATCGGCGGGGACGCCGACGGGTTCCTGATGGTCGTCGGCAGCTCCAACCGACCGATGGACCTCGACGACGCCGTGGTTCGGCGGTTCGACACGCGGATCTACGTGCCGCTCCCCGACGTCGACGGCGCCGCCGAGATCGTCCGGATCCACACCGTCGACGGCGGCGTCGAGTTCGAGGGGACGCCGGCGGCGTACGCGTTCGGGCGGACCGATCCGGCGGACAGCGTCGAGCACACGCTGGCCGGCGCCTGCGTCGAGCGCGGGTTCACCGGCAGCGACATCGAGACGCTGTGTCGGACGGCGATCTCCGAGATGGTGCGCGAGCGGAACCCGGAGCTGGCCGAGCGGGCCCGCGATGACCTCGGCGCCCGCGACGACGGGAGCGTCGACCTGCGACCGTTGCGCCCCGACGACTTCCGCGTCGCCTTCGACACGGTGTCGGCCTCCGTTCCCGAATCGACCGTTCGCGAGTGTCGGTCGTGGGCCGAGGAGTTCGGGTCCGGATGA
- a CDS encoding LLM class flavin-dependent oxidoreductase — MDLSAVDLSPVPEGGTATEAYEQTVEAAQQAERLGYTRFWVAEHHGRARTLAGTTPEVLLGNLAAETDAIRIGSGAVLLNHYSPLKVAEQFGALDALAPGRVDAGLGRANESPAVDRALGTDRRVEDPDADHREKVEAVASHLYDDFPADHPYGDIEIPGSAEGPAVPWVLGSSPSSAEIAAELGLPYCFAAFIRPGFAVPAFETYRERFEPSDLAGGVDEPRGIVAVNAVCAETDREAARLRAVAEAVFRRMARGDGGVPSTVEEAVDELGGVPEPTPERLDDGEWPRAISGSPETLAGLLDQLADRAGVDEVMIQHAVPDHDDALRSHELIAEGVGLSER; from the coding sequence ATGGATCTGTCCGCCGTCGACCTCTCGCCAGTCCCCGAGGGCGGGACCGCGACCGAGGCGTACGAGCAGACCGTCGAGGCCGCACAGCAGGCCGAGCGACTGGGCTACACCCGGTTCTGGGTGGCCGAGCACCACGGCCGCGCCCGGACGCTCGCGGGGACGACCCCAGAGGTGTTGCTCGGCAACCTGGCCGCCGAGACCGACGCCATCCGGATCGGGTCGGGCGCCGTCCTGCTCAACCACTACAGCCCGCTGAAGGTCGCCGAGCAGTTCGGCGCGCTGGACGCGCTCGCGCCGGGCCGGGTCGACGCCGGGCTCGGGCGCGCCAACGAGTCGCCGGCGGTCGACCGGGCGCTGGGGACCGACCGCCGCGTCGAGGACCCCGACGCGGACCACCGCGAGAAGGTCGAGGCGGTCGCCTCGCACCTCTACGACGACTTCCCCGCCGACCACCCCTACGGCGACATCGAGATCCCGGGGTCGGCCGAGGGGCCGGCCGTCCCGTGGGTGCTGGGTTCGAGCCCGTCGAGCGCGGAGATCGCGGCCGAACTCGGGCTTCCCTACTGCTTCGCTGCGTTCATCCGCCCGGGGTTCGCCGTCCCCGCCTTCGAGACCTACCGCGAACGGTTCGAGCCCTCGGACCTGGCCGGCGGGGTCGACGAGCCGCGGGGGATCGTCGCCGTCAACGCCGTCTGCGCCGAGACCGACCGGGAGGCCGCGCGGCTACGCGCGGTCGCCGAGGCGGTCTTCCGCCGGATGGCCCGCGGCGACGGCGGGGTCCCCTCCACCGTCGAGGAGGCGGTCGACGAACTCGGCGGCGTCCCCGAGCCGACGCCGGAGCGGCTCGACGACGGCGAGTGGCCGCGGGCGATATCCGGGAGTCCGGAGACGCTCGCGGGCCTGCTCGACCAGCTCGCCGACCGCGCCGGCGTCGACGAGGTGATGATACAGCACGCGGTGCCCGACCACGACGACGCGCTGCGCTCCCACGAGCTGATCGCCGAGGGCGTCGGCCTCTCGGAGCGGTGA
- a CDS encoding hybrid sensor histidine kinase/response regulator yields MQPSTSISGGIRVLHVDDDPDLGDLVATYLEREAERLTVETATSVADGLARLDEGAIDCVVSDYDMPGRNGLEFLEVVRSDRPELPFILFTGKGSEEIASDAISAGVTDYLQKETGTEQYALLANRVVNAVERARAEQTEQRHLRAIETAQEGISILDADGEFIYVNEAYAELYGYERTELLGAHWSLLYPDRDTQEIQTEILPAVREHGFWRGETTGLRADGSTFVEDHRLATTDHGELVCTVLDTTDHRRHRAAIEELHSTARAFIQAETAEEVAEIAVTAVRDILDMPANGVHRYDEAADGLVPVAWTDRTEELVGEPPVFEPGEGIAWNAFASGEPLVHDDIATNDDRYNPDTPIRSQLALPLDDRGVHLVGSPDPAAFDETDVSLAKTVAAHATAALERVERERELARQNERLATFTDIVSHDLRNPLNVAIGRLELAEDACDCPHLGEVDQALQRTETLLDDLHAFAQAGTTTLEPENVNLSNISRSCWEHVETGPATLVTDARQVINADRSRLQELLENLFRNAVEHGGDAVTITVGDLEDGFYVADDGPGISAEDTDVVFDYGYSTSEDGTGFGLSIVREIADAHGWELRVTDSDAGGARFEIRDVETSGS; encoded by the coding sequence ATGCAACCGTCGACGTCGATATCGGGGGGGATTCGGGTACTCCACGTCGATGACGACCCGGATCTCGGGGATCTCGTGGCGACCTATCTCGAACGCGAAGCCGAGCGACTCACCGTCGAGACGGCGACGAGCGTCGCCGACGGGCTGGCCCGACTCGACGAGGGGGCTATCGACTGCGTCGTCTCCGACTACGACATGCCCGGTCGGAACGGGCTCGAGTTCCTCGAGGTCGTTCGGTCGGACCGCCCCGAGTTGCCCTTTATCCTGTTCACGGGCAAGGGGAGCGAGGAGATCGCGAGCGACGCCATCTCGGCCGGCGTCACCGACTACCTCCAGAAGGAGACGGGCACCGAACAGTACGCCCTGCTCGCCAACCGCGTCGTCAACGCCGTCGAGCGAGCGCGGGCGGAACAGACCGAGCAACGGCACCTCCGGGCGATCGAGACCGCCCAGGAGGGCATCAGTATCCTCGACGCGGACGGCGAGTTCATCTACGTCAACGAGGCCTACGCCGAGCTCTACGGGTACGAGCGGACGGAACTGCTCGGCGCGCACTGGTCGCTCCTCTACCCCGACCGGGACACGCAGGAGATCCAGACGGAGATCCTTCCGGCCGTGCGGGAACACGGGTTCTGGCGGGGCGAGACGACCGGTCTCCGCGCGGACGGGAGCACGTTCGTCGAGGACCACCGGCTCGCCACGACCGACCACGGCGAGCTCGTCTGCACGGTGCTCGATACGACCGACCACCGGCGACACCGGGCGGCGATCGAGGAACTGCACAGCACCGCCCGCGCGTTCATCCAGGCCGAGACCGCCGAGGAGGTCGCGGAGATCGCCGTCACCGCGGTCCGCGACATCCTCGACATGCCCGCCAACGGGGTCCACCGCTACGACGAGGCGGCCGACGGACTGGTCCCGGTCGCGTGGACCGACCGGACGGAGGAACTCGTCGGCGAACCGCCGGTCTTCGAACCGGGCGAGGGGATCGCCTGGAACGCGTTCGCGTCGGGCGAACCGCTGGTGCACGACGACATCGCGACGAACGACGACCGGTACAACCCGGACACGCCGATCCGGAGCCAGTTGGCCCTCCCGCTCGACGACCGCGGCGTCCACCTCGTCGGGTCGCCCGACCCCGCCGCCTTCGACGAGACGGACGTGTCGCTCGCGAAAACGGTCGCCGCGCACGCGACAGCGGCGCTCGAACGCGTCGAACGCGAGCGGGAACTCGCCCGACAGAACGAACGGCTCGCGACGTTCACCGACATCGTGAGCCACGACCTGCGAAACCCACTCAACGTCGCGATCGGCCGCCTGGAGTTGGCAGAAGACGCGTGTGACTGCCCGCATCTCGGGGAGGTCGACCAGGCACTGCAGCGGACGGAGACACTACTCGACGATCTCCATGCGTTCGCCCAGGCCGGGACGACGACGCTTGAGCCTGAAAACGTCAATCTCTCGAACATCAGTCGATCGTGCTGGGAGCACGTCGAGACGGGCCCGGCGACGCTCGTCACCGACGCCCGGCAGGTGATCAACGCCGACCGGAGCCGCCTTCAAGAACTGTTGGAGAATCTCTTTCGCAATGCGGTCGAACACGGGGGGGATGCAGTGACCATCACCGTCGGTGATCTTGAAGACGGGTTCTACGTCGCCGACGACGGGCCCGGGATTTCGGCCGAGGACACGGATGTCGTGTTCGACTACGGGTATTCGACCAGCGAGGACGGAACGGGGTTCGGGCTCTCGATCGTCCGGGAGATCGCCGACGCTCACGGGTGGGAGCTTCGCGTCACCGACAGCGACGCGGGCGGCGCGCGCTTCGAGATCCGCGACGTCGAGACCAGCGGGTCGTGA
- a CDS encoding VOC family protein, which yields MDDAPEREGPVIPATARMGRTALTVADLDGTVAFYRDAVGLTVQSRSERAATLGAGGRSVLELRRDADAPPRARGQAGLFHNAFRVPDRTALGAALERIRDRGTLDGASDHHVSEALYCTDPEGNGVEVYADRPREAWPRADDGTVEIGTVPLDLQALAAESDGADAAPPGTDLGHVHLEVSSLDRARAFYADRLGLGVQTETRGASFLAAGDYHHHVGVNTWNGWTDPAGGRGLAWFEFLLPDAEAVAAARSRLSAADVPVTDRETGFEVADPDGIAVRVRAVSESAGSSGP from the coding sequence ATGGACGACGCTCCCGAGCGCGAGGGCCCGGTGATCCCGGCGACGGCACGGATGGGGCGGACGGCGCTGACCGTCGCGGACCTGGACGGGACGGTCGCGTTCTACCGCGATGCCGTCGGACTCACGGTTCAGAGCCGGAGCGAACGGGCGGCGACGCTCGGCGCCGGCGGGCGGTCGGTGCTCGAACTGCGCCGGGACGCGGACGCGCCCCCGAGAGCCCGGGGACAGGCGGGACTCTTTCACAACGCTTTCCGGGTCCCCGACCGGACGGCGCTCGGCGCCGCGCTGGAACGCATCCGCGACCGCGGGACGCTGGACGGCGCCTCGGACCACCACGTCAGCGAGGCGCTGTACTGCACCGACCCGGAGGGCAACGGCGTGGAGGTGTACGCCGACAGGCCGCGGGAAGCGTGGCCCCGGGCGGACGACGGCACGGTCGAGATCGGGACGGTCCCGCTCGACCTGCAGGCCCTCGCCGCCGAGTCCGACGGCGCCGACGCGGCCCCGCCGGGGACGGACCTGGGCCACGTCCACCTGGAGGTGTCGTCGCTCGACCGGGCGCGGGCGTTCTACGCCGACCGGCTGGGGCTCGGAGTCCAGACCGAGACGCGGGGGGCCTCGTTCCTCGCGGCGGGCGACTACCACCACCACGTCGGCGTCAACACCTGGAACGGCTGGACCGACCCGGCTGGCGGCCGCGGGCTGGCGTGGTTCGAGTTCCTGCTGCCCGACGCCGAGGCGGTCGCGGCCGCCCGCAGTCGGCTCTCGGCCGCCGACGTTCCGGTGACCGACCGCGAGACCGGCTTCGAGGTCGCCGACCCCGACGGGATCGCCGTCCGGGTCCGGGCTGTTTCGGAGTCGGCGGGGTCGTCGGGGCCGTAG
- a CDS encoding coiled-coil domain-containing protein, producing the protein MTAYDDRQDLVGPAERVVDDGVGFWANDRPADGTDEPVTGRREMFDRILRNREEYRERYGSAGSEFREAIGESIKRDDLETMAGAVLYLAAAGYDDRGADSRLVGDRYDQKAPEVAAFVLELDRYSVLDEYDEDQIAHLIENEDDELHRLLEREVTDTKDSIQDLNVPESALENDREVSFLQGVLETRQAKMSAAVQQYVADNTLYEILETFEEAVLETAEAAETRRRITETIETEIADLEDQIQWALRTQHERYVSELEAATGRLEAELLSADRFDDRLDDVTGKLQWAFREHREFLSEELRRRSDADAETLTPEDVAALLSEQRDDIVDSLERSLSESRDRIDDQLATLRERQRELNGTIEGVKRHRESVAQEAVETLIDSELDQLDERRQQLDALVDRFERERARLEAEVDSLETAPAPPEPVDETGEAVAGSAVVPASVARLSEQDFLARIERSLRAVSELTLPDGETLAVEPGYWDADSRVERGSFQGALRSQLPDDARVRRYPERPWVRYATVESTGLLGHAERTELVVEGLTLTRLDTYADRGSDWAPATLSELHGVVGEALDRSYSRQQDDAHHLLVVGSPTGWRDRVVDEIEAGAVFDPDVSVCLVDLRTDERFFHDRDPVLRDNRSLFAHELPTEAVVDCADELERAAREDPDRERVRLDDVVADREYDPHVVKRAFDRLEDRGVGRQIDADRGLMISFDLV; encoded by the coding sequence GTGACCGCCTACGACGACCGCCAGGACCTGGTCGGCCCCGCCGAGCGCGTCGTCGACGACGGCGTCGGCTTCTGGGCCAACGACAGGCCCGCCGACGGGACGGACGAACCCGTGACGGGTCGACGGGAGATGTTCGACCGGATCCTGCGCAACCGCGAGGAGTACCGGGAGCGGTACGGCTCGGCCGGCTCGGAGTTCCGCGAGGCCATCGGCGAGTCGATCAAGCGCGACGACCTCGAGACCATGGCCGGCGCGGTCCTCTACCTCGCCGCGGCGGGCTACGATGACCGCGGCGCCGACAGCCGGCTGGTCGGTGACCGGTACGACCAGAAGGCGCCCGAGGTCGCGGCGTTCGTCCTCGAACTCGACCGCTACAGCGTCCTCGACGAGTACGACGAGGACCAGATCGCGCACCTGATCGAAAACGAGGACGACGAACTCCACCGCCTGCTCGAACGGGAGGTCACCGACACCAAGGACAGCATCCAGGACCTCAACGTCCCCGAATCGGCGCTGGAGAACGACCGCGAGGTGTCGTTCCTCCAGGGAGTCCTCGAGACCCGACAGGCGAAGATGTCGGCCGCCGTCCAGCAGTACGTCGCCGACAACACCCTCTACGAGATCCTCGAAACCTTCGAGGAAGCGGTCCTCGAAACGGCCGAGGCCGCCGAGACGCGCCGGCGGATCACCGAGACGATCGAGACCGAGATCGCCGACTTGGAGGACCAGATCCAGTGGGCGCTGCGTACCCAGCACGAGCGCTACGTGAGCGAACTCGAGGCGGCGACCGGACGGCTGGAGGCGGAGCTGCTCTCTGCCGACCGGTTCGACGACCGCCTCGACGACGTGACGGGCAAGCTGCAGTGGGCCTTCCGGGAACACCGCGAGTTCCTCTCCGAGGAGCTCCGGCGGCGGTCCGACGCCGACGCTGAGACGCTCACACCCGAGGACGTGGCCGCGCTCCTCAGCGAGCAGCGCGACGACATCGTCGACAGCCTCGAACGGTCGCTCTCGGAGTCCCGCGACCGGATCGACGACCAGCTGGCGACGCTGCGCGAGCGCCAGCGGGAACTGAACGGCACCATCGAGGGCGTGAAGCGACACCGCGAGTCCGTCGCACAGGAGGCGGTCGAGACGCTCATCGACAGCGAACTCGACCAGCTCGACGAGCGGCGTCAGCAACTGGACGCGCTGGTCGACCGGTTCGAGCGCGAGCGGGCGCGCCTCGAAGCGGAGGTCGACTCGCTGGAGACGGCGCCTGCCCCGCCCGAGCCCGTCGACGAGACCGGCGAGGCCGTGGCGGGGTCGGCGGTCGTCCCCGCCAGCGTCGCGCGCCTGTCCGAACAGGACTTCCTCGCCCGCATCGAACGCTCGCTTCGAGCGGTATCGGAACTGACGCTGCCCGACGGCGAGACGCTCGCCGTCGAGCCGGGGTACTGGGACGCCGACTCGCGGGTCGAACGGGGGTCGTTCCAGGGCGCGCTCCGCTCGCAGCTGCCCGACGACGCCCGGGTCCGTCGCTACCCCGAGCGACCGTGGGTCCGGTACGCCACCGTCGAGTCGACGGGACTGCTCGGCCACGCCGAACGCACGGAGCTGGTAGTCGAGGGGCTCACTCTCACGAGGCTCGACACGTACGCCGACCGGGGGTCCGACTGGGCGCCCGCGACGCTGTCGGAACTACACGGCGTCGTCGGCGAGGCGCTCGACCGGAGTTACTCCCGCCAGCAGGACGACGCCCACCACCTGCTGGTGGTCGGCTCGCCCACCGGCTGGCGCGACCGCGTCGTCGACGAGATCGAGGCCGGCGCCGTGTTCGACCCCGACGTGAGCGTCTGCCTCGTCGACCTCCGGACGGACGAACGGTTCTTCCACGACCGGGACCCCGTCCTCCGCGACAACCGCTCGCTGTTCGCACACGAACTCCCGACCGAGGCCGTCGTCGACTGCGCCGACGAACTCGAACGGGCCGCCCGCGAGGACCCCGACCGCGAGCGCGTCCGCCTCGACGACGTCGTCGCCGACCGCGAATACGACCCCCACGTCGTCAAACGCGCGTTCGACCGCCTCGAAGACCGCGGCGTCGGGCGACAGATCGACGCCGACCGCGGCCTGATGATCAGCTTCGACCTCGTCTGA
- a CDS encoding class I SAM-dependent methyltransferase, whose amino-acid sequence MDAGETAPVGRREQPSRDRSDRSLDGDPDADDPAGERSMSAGDIEDIYATYADRIDRFEAVDRLVTGRFRRRQFGDATGRVLDVACGTGTNFRYLPADVDLVGIDISPEMLESAAATLDGLEVGGTLRRMDAQALEFPDDSFDTVVSALSTCTFPDPVAALREMERVCRPGGEIRLVEHGRSDVGPLARFQEWRADAHYERMGCRWTQEPLALVDEAGLTVESAATAFLGVITTVTARPSAPGSVGEGADHR is encoded by the coding sequence ATGGACGCAGGCGAGACCGCCCCCGTCGGTCGCCGCGAACAGCCCTCCCGCGATCGCTCCGACCGCTCGCTCGACGGCGACCCCGACGCCGACGACCCCGCAGGCGAGCGGTCGATGTCGGCCGGGGACATCGAGGACATCTACGCGACGTACGCCGACCGGATCGACCGCTTCGAGGCGGTCGACCGGCTGGTGACCGGCCGGTTCCGCCGCCGGCAGTTCGGGGACGCGACCGGACGCGTGCTCGACGTCGCCTGCGGCACCGGGACGAACTTCCGCTATCTCCCCGCCGACGTCGACCTCGTCGGGATCGACATCAGCCCGGAGATGCTGGAGAGCGCCGCGGCGACGCTCGACGGACTGGAAGTGGGCGGGACGCTCCGCCGGATGGACGCGCAGGCGCTCGAGTTCCCGGACGACAGCTTCGACACGGTCGTCTCGGCGCTGTCGACCTGTACGTTCCCCGACCCCGTCGCCGCGCTGCGGGAGATGGAGCGGGTCTGTCGCCCGGGCGGGGAGATCCGGCTCGTCGAACACGGCCGCAGCGACGTTGGTCCGCTCGCCCGCTTCCAGGAGTGGCGCGCGGACGCCCACTACGAGAGGATGGGCTGTCGGTGGACGCAGGAACCGCTCGCCCTCGTCGACGAGGCTGGACTGACCGTCGAGTCCGCCGCCACCGCCTTCCTCGGCGTCATCACGACCGTCACGGCGCGACCGAGCGCACCCGGATCCGTCGGCGAGGGGGCAGATCACCGGTAG
- a CDS encoding GNAT family N-acetyltransferase codes for MFHDEKPAYGFVATRVETVLGFGVVICVSRADAVERFDVSLSEYPLGEEVAIFHASAVREGWEGNGIGSALMDARLRFARSAGVDSAVGTAWLRPHTVDSSALFEKMGFERMDTVEDFYRSLDDERECPDCGTPCECSAGIYVWTPADAAD; via the coding sequence GTGTTCCACGACGAGAAGCCGGCCTACGGCTTCGTCGCGACGAGAGTCGAAACCGTGCTCGGGTTCGGAGTCGTGATCTGTGTATCCAGAGCGGACGCCGTCGAGCGCTTCGATGTCTCGCTGTCCGAGTACCCGCTGGGGGAGGAGGTCGCGATCTTTCACGCCAGCGCCGTTCGCGAAGGCTGGGAGGGCAACGGCATCGGTTCGGCCCTGATGGACGCGAGGCTCCGGTTCGCCCGGAGCGCCGGCGTCGACTCGGCCGTCGGGACGGCGTGGCTCCGGCCTCACACCGTCGATTCGTCGGCCCTCTTCGAGAAGATGGGTTTCGAGCGGATGGACACTGTCGAGGACTTCTACCGCTCGCTCGACGACGAGCGCGAGTGCCCCGATTGCGGGACGCCCTGCGAGTGCTCCGCTGGGATCTACGTCTGGACACCGGCGGACGCCGCTGACTGA
- a CDS encoding DUF7351 domain-containing protein, with the protein MGSGRSAADAFALLSDETRVAILRAVARAQAELDEVNAGPTELAFSEVYDRVDVGNTSKLSYHLGELTGTFLRKGESGYSLTHAGERVVRFVLSGNYERPPEFEPVETDGRCPFCGERSLRARLHHQFFLVECPACERPVSNYTVTPAQVRSLEGEELVRSVERKQAMDYAQVRRGVCPQCAGPLSTEVRDIDESPFPDADSLLAVDRCRECLRGYTALLTYGVAYHPASVAFHRERGVDIATRGLWTFNDHLYEGRWTAERVATDPAEYEVVLRHGDDALRCRLDASATVQRTERVRRR; encoded by the coding sequence ATGGGCTCGGGCCGGTCGGCCGCCGACGCGTTCGCGCTGCTGTCCGACGAGACGCGCGTCGCGATCCTCCGGGCCGTCGCGCGAGCCCAGGCGGAACTCGACGAGGTGAACGCGGGCCCCACCGAACTGGCGTTCTCGGAGGTGTACGACCGCGTCGACGTGGGCAACACCTCGAAGCTCTCCTACCACCTCGGGGAACTGACCGGGACCTTCCTCCGGAAGGGCGAGAGCGGCTACTCGCTGACTCACGCCGGCGAGCGGGTCGTCCGGTTCGTCCTCTCGGGGAACTACGAGCGCCCCCCGGAATTCGAGCCGGTCGAGACCGACGGACGGTGCCCGTTCTGCGGCGAGCGGTCGCTCAGGGCCCGACTGCACCACCAGTTCTTCCTCGTCGAGTGTCCGGCCTGCGAGCGGCCGGTCTCGAACTACACGGTGACGCCGGCGCAGGTCCGGTCGCTGGAGGGGGAGGAACTGGTCCGGAGCGTCGAGCGGAAACAGGCCATGGACTACGCGCAGGTCCGCCGGGGCGTCTGTCCCCAGTGCGCCGGGCCGCTGTCGACCGAGGTCCGGGACATCGACGAGTCACCCTTTCCCGACGCCGACTCGCTGCTCGCCGTCGACCGCTGCCGGGAGTGTCTGCGCGGGTACACCGCCCTGCTGACCTACGGCGTCGCCTACCACCCCGCGTCGGTCGCGTTCCACCGGGAACGCGGCGTCGACATCGCGACCCGCGGGCTCTGGACGTTCAACGACCACCTCTACGAGGGGCGGTGGACCGCCGAACGCGTCGCCACCGACCCCGCCGAGTACGAGGTCGTCCTGCGCCACGGGGACGACGCGCTCCGCTGTCGCCTCGACGCGTCCGCGACCGTCCAGCGGACCGAGCGCGTCCGGCGCAGGTGA
- a CDS encoding alpha/beta hydrolase produces MTADVTVREGITYADRETGELKLDLYLPEQENPPLVVYVHGGGWVAETRANIPDPERYAAEWGCAIASVSYRLQTVPDGAAVEEMYDPSNPTPRGAFPDHFVDVKAAIRWLRAHAGEYGYDAEQIAAWGSSAGGHLALLAGVVDDITDLGDAFADEVEQTVAPGESGAVQAVVSWYGAADFRIVDDGDEEGDGLIPLLLGGPQSEHPERWAQASPVTHVTPESPPTLLMHGREDEVVDVEHSRRFFDALEEAGVDAVFYELRDLNHVWVEDVEDIESERVAMDLLAADPTHAQSVYEATHVEGGSPDPLLADLPPAGPEAIRRFLDRTIE; encoded by the coding sequence ATGACGGCCGACGTCACCGTCCGCGAAGGGATCACGTACGCCGACCGCGAGACCGGCGAGCTGAAACTCGACCTCTACCTCCCGGAGCAGGAGAACCCACCGCTCGTCGTCTACGTTCACGGCGGGGGGTGGGTCGCGGAGACGCGCGCGAACATCCCCGATCCCGAGCGGTACGCCGCCGAGTGGGGCTGTGCGATCGCCAGCGTCAGCTACCGACTCCAGACGGTCCCCGACGGGGCGGCCGTCGAGGAGATGTACGATCCGTCGAACCCCACCCCGCGGGGCGCCTTCCCCGACCACTTCGTCGACGTGAAAGCCGCGATCCGATGGCTGCGCGCTCACGCCGGCGAGTACGGCTACGACGCCGAGCAGATCGCCGCGTGGGGCTCCTCGGCGGGTGGGCATCTCGCCCTCCTCGCTGGCGTCGTCGACGACATCACCGACCTGGGGGACGCCTTCGCCGACGAGGTCGAGCAGACCGTCGCGCCCGGCGAGTCCGGTGCCGTACAGGCCGTCGTCAGCTGGTACGGCGCCGCCGACTTCAGGATCGTCGATGATGGGGACGAAGAGGGCGACGGGCTCATTCCGCTGTTGCTGGGCGGCCCCCAGTCCGAACACCCCGAGCGGTGGGCACAGGCTAGCCCCGTCACGCACGTCACGCCCGAGAGCCCACCGACGCTGTTGATGCACGGCCGCGAGGACGAGGTGGTCGACGTGGAACACAGCCGCCGCTTTTTCGACGCCCTGGAGGAGGCCGGCGTGGACGCGGTCTTCTACGAGTTGCGCGACCTGAACCACGTCTGGGTCGAGGACGTCGAGGACATCGAGTCCGAGCGCGTGGCGATGGACCTGCTCGCGGCGGACCCGACCCACGCCCAGTCGGTCTACGAGGCGACACACGTCGAGGGCGGGTCGCCCGACCCCCTGCTCGCCGACCTCCCGCCCGCGGGCCCCGAGGCTATCCGGCGGTTCCTCGACCGGACTATCGAGTGA